The DNA region TCTTATTGGTTGCAATTTTTGTAATCTTTATTGCCATTGGAGTACCAATATCCTATGTAATTGGTATTGTAGCTTTTGCAGGCGTATTATTGATACCTAATCTTGGCGGTATCGTTGTTTTTATGAAAATGTTTACGGGGCTAAGCTCCTTTGTATTACTGGCAATACCCTTATTTATTCTGGCAGCGAATCTCATGAACCATGGATCCATCTCAAAAAGGTTAATTGATTTTTCGAATGCTTTAGTAGGACATAGGCGAGGTGGTTTGGCCCATGCCAATATTATGGTATCCATGATCTTTGCAGGCGTGTCCGGATCTTCTCAAGCAGATACAGCCGGTGTCGGTAAAGTCTTGATTCCCAAAATGGAAGAAAGTGGCTACGATAAAGGTACAGCAGTTGGTGTAACCGCAGCCTCTTCAACCCTTGGAAGTATCATACCACCAAGTATTACCATGGTTGTATTTGCAGGTATTGCCAATGTTTCCACAGGCAAACTCTTCTTAGTTGGTCTTGTGCCTGGTATTGTACTGGGTCTATCCATGATGTTCATGGTCTATCTGATCAGTAAGAAAAAGAATTTTCCAAGGTATGAAAAAGTATCACTCAAAGAAACCTTCAAATTATTTTTAAGCAGTTTTCCGGCATTACTCACACCGGTTATTATCATTGGTGGGATTGTAACCGGCGCTTATACGGCTACAGAAGCAGCAGCATTTGCCTGTGTCTATGCCTTGATTATTGGTATGTTTGTGTATAAAACCATAAAAGTAAGGGACTTGCCGGACATCGTCAAGCAGACCTTAAAGCTAAGTTCTCTTTCCCTATTTGCCCTTAGTACGGCCAATGCTCTTGGTGAGTTGTTGGGCTATTACAATGTATCCACAAAAGCAGCCAACTTTTTTGCACAGATACCAGGTGGAGCACCGGTATTTATGTTGGTGGTGGTTGCATTTTTCTTATTCATTGGGACCTTTATGGATGCGGTACCGGCTATGATTTTGTTTGTACCGGTTATACTTCCGGGTGCTCTAGCCCTTGGTGTTGATCCAACCCATCTTGGCTTAATTGTAGTTATGACGTTGGCCCTTGGTCTCGTAACACCGCCTTACGGTTTGTGTCTACTGATTGCAGGCTCCATTTCGAATCTTGATTTGGAATCTTCGTTTAAAGGTGTATTACCCTATTTTTTAATCGCACTGGTAATGTTAATTATAATGGCGGTAACACCGGATTTGGTTATGGCCATTCCTAAGATGATCAGTCCGACCTATTTCTAGAGTTCTTTACAAGAGTATTGCGATTTGCTATGATAAGTTGTGAGAAATGATTGATGAGCCATTGGAGAAGATGATATGTACATTAAAAAACTATGGGTACTAATAACAATATTAATTATTCTAATAATTATAGGTATAACAAGCTATAAGAATCAACAGGTTGTCCAAGATAATCAGCTTGAAATGGCTCAAAATGACGAAAAAAGCTTTCCTTCAAAATCCATACAAATTGTTGTGCCATATGCCCCAGGCGGTGGAACGGACAGTGTTGCAAGAGCTTTTGCTCGAACGGCAAATAATTATTTTACTGAACCTATTGTAGTGGTCAATAAGCTTGGACAGGGTGGCGCAAGAGGCTTAGCAGAAGGACTTTTTGCAAAACCTGATGGCTATACAGTAACGCTTGTCACAACAGAGATTAATACTTTAGCAGCTTTCGGAATCATTGATTTTGACTACTCAGATATAGAACCATTGATGTTACTAAATAGTGAAACAGGTGTCGTTGTCGTTTCAAAAGATTTCCCTTTTGACACCATTGATGAGTTGGTGAACTATGTAGAGACAACAAATAAAGAATTTACAATTGGAAGTGCAGGTAAAGGTAGTATTTGGAATGTAGCAGCAGGAAAAGTTGAAGAAAAAACTAAGATTAGATTTGAAGATCAATACTATGACGGTACTTCAATTGCAGTTATGGATGTTTTAGGTGGAAAGCTAGACATAGTTATTGCAGGCATTTCTGAAGTCATAGACCACATTGAGAATAATCAAATTAAAGTGTTAACGGTACTCTCAGAAGAGCGTATAGCAGAACTGCCTGAGGTGAAAACTTTTAAAGAAAGTGGTTATGATTTTAGTATGAATACATGGAGAGGGTTAGCGCTACCAAAAGGCGTTGAGCCAGAAATAAGAGATGTTTTACTTGAAGGGTTTACAAAAGCTGTTCAAGATGATGATTTTATAGAACTGCTGGCAAAACTGAACCTTCAATATGATTATAGAGAAAAAGAAACCTTTGAATTATTTATAGAAGAGGATTATCTGTTTTACAAAAACTTTATAGAAAGTGTTGAGAACAATAATCGATGAAAAGATCCTCATGGTATAATGAGAAGTAATGAGTAGCAAAAAAAAGGTGTTTAAATTAAACACCTTTTTTGTTTGTTTCTCTTATAATTTAAACATATACTTTAGGACATAATAACTGATAGAAGACGTTAGCGCCCCTAAGGATGACCCCCAAATAATATCGACAATACTAAGAAACCATGGCCAATCTTTTAGAGTAGCCCAATTGGTCAAATCATAAGTTGCATAGGTAAAGAATCCGAAAAGCATGCCGTACAATAATGCATGACTCATACTACTTGAACTAAGAGCCGGAAGAAGGACGAATACCATCATGCCGACTACAAACAACATATAGAAAATGATAGCCACAGGCCAGTTGGGCTGTGGTGCCATTATGTATCCTAAATGCTTGCTGTAAAAATTTTTAGCGACCAAACCGAGCCAAATCAAATCTATAATAATAAAGATAGAAAAAGTTACGATAAATATTTTCAGATAATACATAAAACCACTCCTTACGTGATATATTTAAATATATCACAACGTGAAGTACGTTAAAATGTTTCCACACAACAAATTAATATTATGTTATTGGAATAGTTAATGGTTCAATATGATATAACGATAGTGCCTTATTAACCTCCGATATTTCATAAATCTTATGTTCAATACAAAACTGTATAATAAGATCCAATATTTTTGTGGTGTCAAAGGAGAATCCGGCAGTATAAAGTAATGACTCAGTTTCATCAATTGTTAACTCTAGAGCTAAGCATAAACTTAGTACGGTATTTTTATCCACATCATAATCCGGGTGTAACCGCATATCAAAAAAGTTCTTCTTATCAATACCTGCGCGCTCAAAAATATCTGAGTCAAGGGCGTTGCTTTCATCGATGAGATTGAAGAGTAATTCTCTAAAACTAGGTAAATGATTAAGATAGATATAGTCTTCAAGACTGCTTAAAGGGTTATGATCTTCCTTATAAGTGGCAAGTTGTGTATCCAATTGTCTCTCAATATAGCTATTCAATGTATCGATCAGTGATTGTTCCATGATGATGGCCTCCCTCTGACGCTAACAAAGCGTTTATTTATATATAAGAATTACGATTGAATCATCAAAATAGGTTGGGTATTTACCTTGATGAATTTGCAATATTTATGGGTACATAGATGATTATAACATATTCGGAAAGAGAATAAATAGTAAATAAGAAATAAAATAAAAGAGTAAGTCATATATAATGACGTTACTCTTTTGATGTTATTTACTTGGTTAAAGTGTCATACCTAAGTACGTTCTATTTATTGCGATGACTTCTTCCATGACTTCTTTGGCAGGTCCGCCAATCACCTGTCTTTTGTTTACACAGGCTTCTAAAGAAATGGCTTCATAAATATCGTTCTCAAAAACTTTGGAGAGGTTTTGGTATTCATCCAGTGTCAATGACTCCAATGTCTTTTGATGATTAAGACAATAGAGCACCAATTTCCCAATGACTTCATGAGCATCTCTAAAAGCCATGCCTTTTTTTACGAGGTAATCAGCGGCATCGGTGGCATTGGTAAAGCCACCACCGGCACCATCATACATATTTTTTTTATTGATACGAGCTGTTCGTAACATGTCAGAGAAAATAGGTAAACACATTTTGACTGTATCCAAGGCATCAAATGTAACCTCTTTATCTTCTTGCATATCTTTGTTATAAGCCAGTGGAAGCGCCTTCATTGTAGTAAGTAGACTCATAAGAGAGCCGTAAACCCGTCCGGTTTTGCCACGGACCAGTTCGGCGATATCTGGATTCTTTTTTTGCGGCATAATGCTACTACCGGTGCTATAAGCATCATCTAACTCAATGAATTGAAACTCGTTAGAACACCATAGAATAATCTCTTCGCAAAATCGGCTTAGATGCATCATCATGACAGAAAATGCAGCCAGTATTTCAATTAAGAAATCCCTGTCACTTACTGCATCCATGCTGTTTAAACAAATCCCGTCAAATCCTAACAGATCAGCCACAAAATAGCGATCTAACGGATAAGTTGTGGTGGCAAGTGCACCGGCACCAAGAGGTAGTTGATTCATTCTGATTTTTGCATCTTCTAAACGGCTACGATCTCGCTTGAGCATTTCAAAGTAGGCCATCAAATGATGTGCTAAGGTTATTGGTTGCGCCTTTTGTAAATGGGTATAGCTTGGCATGATGGTATCTAGATGTTCTGCTGCCATATCAAGAATTATTTCTTGAAGGTTCACAATCATATCATCCACCAATACCAGCTCATCACGCATAAAAAGTCTTATATCCAGTGCAACTTGGTCATTACGACTGCGGCCAGTATGCAATTTTTTACCCACTTGTCCAACCTTGTCGATGAGAAGTTTTTCAAGGTTCATATGAATATCTTCTTCATGAATGTCAAAAGCAACTTTGCCGGACTCAATGTCATCTAAAAGGTCTTCTAAGCCGGATTTGATAACAGCCATATCCTCAGCTGAGATGATGTTTTGTTTGGCTAACATGGTTACGTGAGCAATGCTACCTATAATGTCGTGTTTGTACAAGCGTTCATCGAAACGAATGGATGAGTTAAAGTCATCCACCATGACATTGGTGCTTTTTGCGAATCTTCCGCCCCATAATTTCATAGTAAATCTCCTTTATCTAAGTGGTAAATGGACTATCTATTTTAAACCGGAACGTTCTTTCATCATAGCTCTTACCTTAAGTGGTAGACCAAAAAGATTAATGAATCCTTCTGCATCTTTGTGATCGTATAAGTCGCCGGTTGTAAAGCTGGCAATATCCTCGTCATACAAGGAGTATGGTGAAGTCGCTCCGGCAGGTATAATATTACCTTTATAGAGTTTTAACTTTACATTACCGGTAACTGTTTTTTGCGTATCATCTACGAAGGCACTAAGTGCTTCGCGAAGAGGTGTGAACCATTCTCCGGAGTAGACCAACTCAGCAAATTTGATGGCCAGTTGACTTTTGTAGGCAAGGGTTTGTTTATCTAGACATAGGTACTCTAGTTCATTGTGTGCATAGTAGAGTATGGCACCACCAGGTGTTTCATAAACACCACGAGATTTCATACCTACCACACGATTCTCACAAATATCAATAATACCGATACCATTAGCCCCACCAACCTCATTAAGAGAAGCAATGATATCAGAAGCTTTCATAGCAACACCATTTAACTTAATTGGATTACCTTGTTCAAATTCCAATTCAATATAAGTAGCAACGTCAGGTGCTTTTTCAGGGGTAACAGACATCTGAAGCAGGTTATCATAGACTGGCTCAACCCCTGGATCTTCCAGTTCAAGACCTTCATGACTTAAGTGCCATAGATTACGATCACGACTATAGCTTTCTTTCTTTTTCATTGGTACTGGAATATTTCTTTCTTCAAGATAAGCAATAGCATCTTCACGAGACTTGATGTCCCATATACGCCAAGGTGCTATAATATCTAAATGAGGTGCAAGGGCTTTTATAGTCAGCTCAAAACGAACTTGGTCATTACCTTTTCCGGTAGCGCCATGGCAAATAGCTGTAGCGCCTTCTTTTAGTGCAATATCAACTAAAGCTTTGGCGATGCCGGGACGTGCCATTGAGGTTCCTAAAAGGTACTTGCCTTCATATACAGCATTTGCTTTAACACAAGGAATGACATACTCATCGACAAATGCATCAGTAATGTTTTCTATATACAATTTGCTGGCGCCTGTAGATAGAGCTCTTTCTTCAAGTCCATCTATTTCTTTTCCTTGTCCTACATCAACGCAAACTGCAATAACCTCACAGTCATAGTTTTCTTTCAACCAAGGTATAATGACGGTGGTGTCAAGACCACCTGAATATGCTAGTACAACTTTATTGCTCATGTTTGACCTCCTTATATTTGGATCTGATTAATTTCAGATACTTAGGGTTAAGTTTGGTTAATTATACATTATAATTAATAAATATTCAATACCAACTTAAAAAGTTTCTAATGATTATAGTACAGGTGAAAAAAGTCTGGAAATAGACTCTTTTACTTTAATAAAGAACGATCGATGCATGTAGTCATCAAGAGTAAGCTCTCTAGAAACAAGAATATCTTGGTTGAAGATGGTTCTTAATGCTTGCGAGGTGGGCTTATCATAAATGAAAGCATTTACTTCGAAATTAAGTCTAAAGCTTCGAATATCAAAGTTACAAGTGCCGACGGAACTTATGGCATCATCGACTATAATTGCCTTTGTATGGATAAAACCGTCATCATAGATATAGGCTTTCGCACCATACATTAGAAGTTCGCCAATAAAAGAATAGGTGGCCCAGTATACAAAAGGGTGGTCTGGTTTATTAGGAAACATAATTCTTAAGTCAACACCGGATACAACAGCTATTTTCAAGGCTTCAATAACGCTTTCATCAGGGACAAAGTAGGGTGTTTGTATATAGATATATTTTCTTGCACTGTTAATCATCTTAATGTAGCCTTGCTTGATCTGTTGATTGATAGAATCAGGGCCGCTGCTCACAATCTGAATGCCAGCATCACCAGGTTGTTCTTTATTGTATTTGATATAGTTTGCAATATCAATGATATGTTTTTTGGATGCACTACGCCAATCAAGAAGAAAGCGGATTTGTAGTTGAATAACAGCATCGCCCACGATTCTAATATGGGTATCACGCCATTTGCCAAAGCGTTTTCGGAGTCCGAGATATTCCATCCCAATGTTAAAACCGCCAACATAACCAATATGCCCGTCTATAACAGCAATCTTTCTATGATTACGATAATTAGCCTTTAGATTGAAGTACTTGAAAAAGGAAGGGAAGAAGAAATATACTTCACATCCGGAATCCCTTAAATCTTTAATTGTGGACTTAGGTAAATGACGTCCACCGATATGATCAATTAGGAATCTGACTTCTACACCCTCACTTGCTTTTTGCTTGCATATATCAAAAATATGTGTAGAAAGCATATCATTTTTTACTATGTAGTATTGAAGATGAATATGAGATTTAGCTTCTTTCATTTCATCAATCAAATGGTCAAACTTTGTTTGACCTTTCGTGAAAATGGTAATGTCATTATTTTGAGTAAAAGAGGCTTCGCTTAACTTATTATGAAAAATAATACTATCACGATACATATCCATATCAGGATCTTTGTAATTAAATAGTCCTTTTTCAAAAGCTAAGCGTTGTTTATCCAAGACAAAGTTGTAAGCAGCAGATTCTTCATAGGTGTATTTGAAGATTTTTCGCTTTGAAATATTTTGTGCTAATAAAAGGTAGAAAAAGAAACCAATACCGGGCAACATAGTCATAAAGAACAACCAAGCTAGCGCCGAAATGGGGTTCTTTCGTTCAAGGGATATAATAATGATGGAAAAAATTAGGTTCAGTATGAGCACAATGGTATAGTTCTGGGTGAATGTTGCTATATATGTAATCATCGTGTCCTCCATACAAATATCTTAAGATAGCCAATTAGATACATCTATATTCTCCTATATATTGGAAAGTAATGCAACTATTATTATATCCTCTCGAAACGGTTAAGACAACTCAACTGAAATCCCATAGTAAAGTTGCATGAATGACTTGAAAGCCTATGCAATACATGAAATAATATAAGAAAGTAAAAACATCTTGCATTAATATGAATAAAAATGTATAATTATAAACTAATTAAGGAATTTCTTATGGATCAAGATAAATCAGAAGCGCGAAGAAAGAAGAGCAATGTGCAGAAATATCGGAAGGAGTCAAAAAATGAAAACAGTACAAGGTGGTATAACAGCAGCTAAAGGCTTCAGTGCTCATGGGGCACATATTGGTATTAAAAGGAAAAGAAATGATCTTGCGATGATTGTATCAGAGGTACCGGCCCTTTATTCAGGCACCTTTACAACCAATGTGGTAAAGGCGGCACCGGTTATATGGAATATGGAAATATACAAACACAAGCATCCGGTTATGGCCATTGTCGTCAATAGTGGTAATGCCAATGCATGTACAGGCGATCAAGGTGATGTTGATAATGAGAGAATGGCAATGACGCTAGCTAAGGGTTTGGGTATAAAGAAAGAAAATGTTTTGGTA from Petrocella atlantisensis includes:
- a CDS encoding DUF2177 family protein, whose product is MYYLKIFIVTFSIFIIIDLIWLGLVAKNFYSKHLGYIMAPQPNWPVAIIFYMLFVVGMMVFVLLPALSSSSMSHALLYGMLFGFFTYATYDLTNWATLKDWPWFLSIVDIIWGSSLGALTSSISYYVLKYMFKL
- a CDS encoding argininosuccinate synthase yields the protein MSNKVVLAYSGGLDTTVIIPWLKENYDCEVIAVCVDVGQGKEIDGLEERALSTGASKLYIENITDAFVDEYVIPCVKANAVYEGKYLLGTSMARPGIAKALVDIALKEGATAICHGATGKGNDQVRFELTIKALAPHLDIIAPWRIWDIKSREDAIAYLEERNIPVPMKKKESYSRDRNLWHLSHEGLELEDPGVEPVYDNLLQMSVTPEKAPDVATYIELEFEQGNPIKLNGVAMKASDIIASLNEVGGANGIGIIDICENRVVGMKSRGVYETPGGAILYYAHNELEYLCLDKQTLAYKSQLAIKFAELVYSGEWFTPLREALSAFVDDTQKTVTGNVKLKLYKGNIIPAGATSPYSLYDEDIASFTTGDLYDHKDAEGFINLFGLPLKVRAMMKERSGLK
- a CDS encoding TRAP transporter large permease, translating into MTQVLLVAIFVIFIAIGVPISYVIGIVAFAGVLLIPNLGGIVVFMKMFTGLSSFVLLAIPLFILAANLMNHGSISKRLIDFSNALVGHRRGGLAHANIMVSMIFAGVSGSSQADTAGVGKVLIPKMEESGYDKGTAVGVTAASSTLGSIIPPSITMVVFAGIANVSTGKLFLVGLVPGIVLGLSMMFMVYLISKKKNFPRYEKVSLKETFKLFLSSFPALLTPVIIIGGIVTGAYTATEAAAFACVYALIIGMFVYKTIKVRDLPDIVKQTLKLSSLSLFALSTANALGELLGYYNVSTKAANFFAQIPGGAPVFMLVVVAFFLFIGTFMDAVPAMILFVPVILPGALALGVDPTHLGLIVVMTLALGLVTPPYGLCLLIAGSISNLDLESSFKGVLPYFLIALVMLIIMAVTPDLVMAIPKMISPTYF
- the argH gene encoding argininosuccinate lyase is translated as MKLWGGRFAKSTNVMVDDFNSSIRFDERLYKHDIIGSIAHVTMLAKQNIISAEDMAVIKSGLEDLLDDIESGKVAFDIHEEDIHMNLEKLLIDKVGQVGKKLHTGRSRNDQVALDIRLFMRDELVLVDDMIVNLQEIILDMAAEHLDTIMPSYTHLQKAQPITLAHHLMAYFEMLKRDRSRLEDAKIRMNQLPLGAGALATTTYPLDRYFVADLLGFDGICLNSMDAVSDRDFLIEILAAFSVMMMHLSRFCEEIILWCSNEFQFIELDDAYSTGSSIMPQKKNPDIAELVRGKTGRVYGSLMSLLTTMKALPLAYNKDMQEDKEVTFDALDTVKMCLPIFSDMLRTARINKKNMYDGAGGGFTNATDAADYLVKKGMAFRDAHEVIGKLVLYCLNHQKTLESLTLDEYQNLSKVFENDIYEAISLEACVNKRQVIGGPAKEVMEEVIAINRTYLGMTL
- a CDS encoding tripartite tricarboxylate transporter substrate binding protein — its product is MYIKKLWVLITILIILIIIGITSYKNQQVVQDNQLEMAQNDEKSFPSKSIQIVVPYAPGGGTDSVARAFARTANNYFTEPIVVVNKLGQGGARGLAEGLFAKPDGYTVTLVTTEINTLAAFGIIDFDYSDIEPLMLLNSETGVVVVSKDFPFDTIDELVNYVETTNKEFTIGSAGKGSIWNVAAGKVEEKTKIRFEDQYYDGTSIAVMDVLGGKLDIVIAGISEVIDHIENNQIKVLTVLSEERIAELPEVKTFKESGYDFSMNTWRGLALPKGVEPEIRDVLLEGFTKAVQDDDFIELLAKLNLQYDYREKETFELFIEEDYLFYKNFIESVENNNR
- the cls gene encoding cardiolipin synthase, whose amino-acid sequence is MITYIATFTQNYTIVLILNLIFSIIIISLERKNPISALAWLFFMTMLPGIGFFFYLLLAQNISKRKIFKYTYEESAAYNFVLDKQRLAFEKGLFNYKDPDMDMYRDSIIFHNKLSEASFTQNNDITIFTKGQTKFDHLIDEMKEAKSHIHLQYYIVKNDMLSTHIFDICKQKASEGVEVRFLIDHIGGRHLPKSTIKDLRDSGCEVYFFFPSFFKYFNLKANYRNHRKIAVIDGHIGYVGGFNIGMEYLGLRKRFGKWRDTHIRIVGDAVIQLQIRFLLDWRSASKKHIIDIANYIKYNKEQPGDAGIQIVSSGPDSINQQIKQGYIKMINSARKYIYIQTPYFVPDESVIEALKIAVVSGVDLRIMFPNKPDHPFVYWATYSFIGELLMYGAKAYIYDDGFIHTKAIIVDDAISSVGTCNFDIRSFRLNFEVNAFIYDKPTSQALRTIFNQDILVSRELTLDDYMHRSFFIKVKESISRLFSPVL